The following proteins are co-located in the Candidatus Goldiibacteriota bacterium genome:
- a CDS encoding GNAT family N-acetyltransferase encodes MEIKQANQINIKDAVRLSAEVFNSSFLKESIMKEEQFSYKNIRLLYEGKKLVSMACVLPRHIYIDGVTVKAAGIAGVATAPDERGKGYAAIITRDALEYIEKERYALTYLNPYKTSYYKQFGYSPVMFPFKVIDLPDKLKIQHGYFIKRIDPMKKSDIKAMAQIHAAFCADKTGPVARSINTWILGCKYIEKEGKSEGIGISPAYIAYKGRKACGYLLIGPVNHIELNSLKISELCYLPGHEESVNALAEQAFKYIKQKGLNKIYYDSGEGIEIEGSRNPVKKEVKTYITPKYIRMYRSGNFQELKKVIIPLVIKRLKKNGIKGVFDIKRTKKNMPGNVSFYHGKKVIAQADEGTLMKMMLGIKYKTSGNSEIIKTAFPMLKPLYMDFDFL; translated from the coding sequence ATGGAAATAAAACAGGCAAATCAAATTAACATTAAAGACGCGGTAAGATTAAGCGCTGAAGTCTTTAATTCATCTTTTCTGAAAGAATCTATAATGAAAGAAGAACAGTTTTCATATAAAAATATAAGGCTGTTATATGAAGGGAAAAAACTTGTCAGCATGGCGTGTGTTCTGCCAAGGCATATATATATAGACGGAGTTACGGTAAAAGCGGCAGGTATAGCGGGGGTGGCAACAGCACCGGATGAAAGGGGAAAGGGGTATGCCGCAATAATCACGCGGGATGCCCTGGAATACATAGAAAAAGAAAGATACGCCCTTACGTATTTGAATCCTTACAAAACTTCATATTATAAGCAGTTTGGTTATTCACCGGTTATGTTTCCATTTAAAGTAATAGATTTGCCTGACAAACTAAAAATCCAACACGGGTATTTCATTAAAAGAATTGATCCGATGAAAAAAAGTGATATTAAAGCAATGGCACAAATACATGCCGCGTTTTGTGCGGATAAAACAGGCCCTGTAGCCAGGTCAATAAATACGTGGATACTGGGGTGTAAATACATTGAAAAAGAGGGTAAATCAGAAGGTATTGGAATATCGCCGGCATATATCGCGTATAAAGGCAGAAAAGCATGCGGTTATCTTTTAATTGGCCCTGTAAATCATATTGAATTAAACTCACTTAAGATATCCGAACTGTGCTACTTACCGGGTCATGAAGAAAGCGTAAACGCACTGGCAGAACAGGCGTTTAAGTATATAAAACAAAAAGGTTTAAATAAAATATATTATGACAGTGGCGAAGGGATAGAAATAGAAGGATCCAGAAACCCTGTTAAAAAAGAAGTTAAAACCTATATTACTCCCAAATACATCAGAATGTACAGAAGCGGTAATTTTCAGGAGTTAAAGAAAGTAATTATTCCGCTTGTAATAAAAAGGTTGAAAAAAAACGGCATTAAAGGAGTGTTTGATATTAAAAGGACAAAAAAGAATATGCCGGGAAACGTATCTTTTTATCACGGCAAAAAAGTGATAGCGCAGGCTGATGAAGGGACACTGATGAAAATGATGCTTGGAATTAAATATAAAACCTCCGGTAACAGTGAAATTATAAAAACCGCATTTCCTATGCTTAAGCCGTTATATATGGATTTTGATTTCCTATGA
- the amrA gene encoding AmmeMemoRadiSam system protein A, whose protein sequence is MLNKQEQEEILKLARNTIEQYVTKSIIPRFNSNDPAFNQTGGAFVTIHNHGQLRGCIGTIESNEPIHKTVEEMAIESATQDPRFEPVNEEELKDIDVEVSILSPKRRVSGIDEIELGRHGVIVKKGFAAGVFLPQVADETGWSKKEFMEHLCEGKAGLSKDAYLDPKTEIYVFEAQVFGEKENR, encoded by the coding sequence ATGCTGAATAAACAGGAACAGGAAGAAATCTTAAAACTTGCCAGAAACACAATAGAACAATATGTGACAAAGAGTATTATTCCGCGGTTTAATTCCAATGACCCCGCTTTTAATCAGACGGGAGGCGCTTTTGTCACCATTCATAATCACGGGCAGCTTAGGGGCTGTATTGGAACAATAGAAAGCAATGAACCAATACATAAAACAGTTGAAGAAATGGCGATAGAGTCTGCAACTCAGGATCCAAGGTTTGAACCTGTAAATGAAGAGGAGCTTAAAGATATTGATGTGGAAGTATCCATACTGTCACCCAAGCGAAGGGTGTCCGGTATTGATGAAATTGAACTTGGCAGGCACGGGGTAATAGTTAAAAAAGGTTTTGCTGCAGGTGTATTTCTTCCGCAGGTGGCTGACGAAACCGGGTGGAGTAAAAAGGAATTTATGGAACACCTTTGTGAAGGAAAAGCCGGATTGTCAAAGGACGCGTATCTTGACCCTAAAACCGAAATATATGTATTTGAAGCGCAGGTTTTTGGGGAAAAAGAGAATCGCTGA
- a CDS encoding MBL fold metallo-hydrolase, with the protein MTAEQVIKNMTWFHHDSFMLKLDEKIIYIDPFKIETGPAADYILITHEHYDHCSPEDIKKVSSKNTVIVCTGQSAEKLKGYNLKIVKPGDSILLGDIKVETVPAYNNKKPFHPKKDGKAGYIINYKGARIYHMGDTDLIDEMKNVGKISVVLVPVSGTFVMTAKEAALAVDLIKPEIAVPMHYGLIVGNKNDGEEFKKFIKDKNIKVFIPEEKKVKNAE; encoded by the coding sequence ATGACGGCGGAGCAGGTAATAAAAAATATGACGTGGTTTCACCACGATTCTTTTATGCTGAAACTTGATGAAAAAATCATCTATATAGACCCTTTTAAAATTGAAACAGGCCCTGCCGCCGATTATATCCTTATAACACATGAGCATTATGACCACTGTTCTCCGGAAGATATTAAAAAAGTCTCCTCCAAAAATACAGTTATTGTATGTACGGGACAATCCGCCGAAAAGCTTAAAGGGTATAACTTAAAAATAGTTAAACCGGGTGATTCCATATTGCTTGGCGATATTAAGGTGGAAACTGTCCCGGCATATAACAATAAAAAACCTTTTCATCCCAAAAAAGACGGTAAAGCAGGGTATATTATTAATTATAAAGGGGCAAGAATATATCATATGGGCGATACGGATTTAATTGATGAAATGAAGAATGTCGGTAAGATATCAGTGGTGCTTGTGCCTGTATCCGGCACCTTTGTGATGACAGCAAAAGAAGCGGCATTAGCTGTAGATTTAATCAAACCTGAAATCGCGGTCCCGATGCATTACGGGCTTATTGTGGGAAATAAAAACGACGGAGAAGAATTTAAAAAATTTATTAAAGATAAAAATATAAAGGTATTTATACCTGAAGAAAAGAAGGTAAAAAATGCTGAATAA
- a CDS encoding CapA family protein, producing MTAGCATVKPADKAQLHHDKKVSAQNAGGSDIITLTGDIMPGRKLSPVIDVNGSGYPYAKVKELLKKSSVVFGNLEAPLVNKENLSNLKKQGKDKSVHLYGFERDAQAMADAGFDIMSLANNHILDYGQYGLTQTVQALEKAGIDYCGIRKGALWKPNAPCVKYLNGTKVSFLCYSNVSHETFFAGKNRYGTIPALMDEIEKDIEACRADTDILIIYLHWGREYEEVKSYQKKFAKKLIDRGADFIFGSHTHIFQDVEKYKGKYIFYGLGNFVFDLEREDTHKSGIVNLEIADKKINGVKLIPVKLVEYRPEIMHDPAEIKAFIDGLKFEGVDVKELGL from the coding sequence ATGACCGCAGGCTGTGCCACGGTTAAACCGGCAGATAAAGCGCAGCTGCATCATGATAAAAAAGTAAGCGCGCAGAATGCAGGCGGTTCAGACATAATCACCCTGACGGGCGATATAATGCCCGGACGAAAACTGTCACCGGTTATAGATGTTAACGGAAGCGGTTATCCTTATGCAAAAGTTAAAGAATTATTAAAAAAATCATCTGTTGTATTTGGAAACCTTGAAGCTCCTCTTGTAAATAAAGAAAACCTTTCAAATCTGAAAAAGCAGGGTAAAGACAAGTCAGTTCATCTTTATGGGTTTGAAAGGGATGCGCAGGCAATGGCAGATGCGGGTTTTGATATAATGTCGCTTGCAAATAATCATATATTGGATTATGGGCAATATGGGCTTACACAGACCGTACAGGCGCTTGAAAAGGCGGGGATTGATTACTGTGGAATAAGAAAAGGCGCGCTATGGAAGCCAAATGCTCCGTGCGTGAAATATCTAAACGGTACAAAAGTATCTTTTTTATGTTATTCAAATGTATCCCATGAAACATTTTTTGCCGGCAAAAACAGGTACGGAACAATACCGGCCCTTATGGATGAAATTGAAAAAGATATTGAAGCGTGCAGGGCTGATACTGATATTCTTATTATATATCTGCACTGGGGAAGGGAATATGAAGAGGTAAAAAGTTATCAGAAAAAATTCGCAAAAAAATTAATTGACCGCGGCGCGGATTTTATTTTTGGCTCGCATACGCACATTTTTCAGGATGTTGAAAAGTACAAGGGTAAATACATATTTTATGGTTTGGGAAATTTTGTTTTTGACCTTGAACGCGAAGATACCCATAAAAGCGGTATTGTGAATCTTGAAATAGCTGATAAGAAAATAAACGGAGTTAAACTTATACCGGTAAAGCTTGTGGAATACAGGCCGGAAATAATGCATGATCCCGCGGAGATAAAGGCGTTTATTGACGGGTTGAAGTTTGAAGGTGTTGATGTAAAAGAACTTGGTTTATAA
- a CDS encoding AsmA family protein: MKKFIKVMLIITGIIILLLGAATAAVYIMFPPEKIRQIVIKEASEATGREIGLGELKFNIFKGIEISNVYIKEAGASNKENFLQAESVIFKYNLLALLKKDLIINKIELVSPYVKIIKQPDGKFSFSDMLNGEKKAAKQKTAKKEKKADKPLFNNIIVTGVAVKKGNFIYSDVSKAKAVNAQLKDFNFSTGNLLLSAAVPVDIKSDFTAVYGSYVIPVDLKSQLRLDLKSKDADIAVGKLVIAGTVSEGNVKLVNFKDVSGNISTTAGIPDIMKMLPEKTVSGLKDVSLSGNIKNSIKFSSVKGKFVFSDSAAVEKAEVLYRGKKAVENFNASAEITSSYNLKSDMDFKLAGSNVNIKIKGSNVTSLDDGVFNIDIYSPKLAVEYLLALIPQKDKSAPKKQVTKTKTAAAKTKKAIKAPGTYLNIKADAISFKEIEIGKTIANVRLVNNKFYMEASAAAYSGNINSSAVSDINKGTYSFDFITSQVQMTRLIDDVIAVLPRKDASKKTFIDDLKGKVQGKAAINSKFSGTTFNDILHTVKGSGNFSVTNGLVGPLEMGKDLAKKTGISDLGNAIEFDTMSGVFSMASGKIDVKNFRLDKGADGKAGDIKVKGAGWITVDRALDFKAETDISPKLSKQFEQNIAANFGIKDAGYAYDKEGWMPFDFRVYNTIAQKKYDYSQARMMENIKRNLSKKLEEEGKKYMEKEGGKLIKQLFGK, translated from the coding sequence ATGAAAAAATTTATAAAAGTTATGTTAATAATTACAGGAATAATAATACTATTACTTGGGGCAGCCACGGCGGCTGTTTATATCATGTTTCCGCCTGAAAAAATCAGGCAGATTGTAATAAAAGAAGCATCTGAAGCTACAGGGCGTGAAATAGGCCTTGGAGAGCTTAAATTTAATATTTTTAAAGGGATAGAGATAAGCAATGTTTATATTAAAGAGGCCGGCGCTTCAAATAAAGAAAACTTCCTTCAGGCTGAAAGTGTCATATTTAAATATAATCTTTTAGCCCTTTTAAAAAAAGACCTTATTATTAACAAAATAGAGCTTGTTTCTCCTTACGTAAAAATAATTAAACAGCCTGACGGAAAGTTTAGTTTCTCTGATATGTTAAACGGTGAAAAAAAAGCTGCAAAACAAAAAACTGCGAAAAAAGAGAAAAAAGCGGACAAACCTTTATTCAATAATATAATAGTAACGGGAGTGGCGGTAAAAAAAGGCAACTTTATATATTCCGATGTTTCAAAAGCAAAAGCGGTAAATGCGCAGTTAAAAGACTTTAATTTTTCAACCGGAAACCTGCTGTTAAGCGCGGCTGTTCCTGTGGATATTAAATCGGATTTTACCGCGGTTTACGGCAGTTATGTTATACCTGTGGATTTAAAATCTCAGTTAAGGCTTGACCTTAAATCAAAAGACGCTGATATTGCGGTGGGGAAACTTGTAATAGCCGGCACGGTAAGCGAAGGTAATGTTAAACTTGTAAATTTTAAGGACGTGTCAGGAAATATTTCAACAACTGCCGGCATACCGGATATTATGAAGATGCTGCCTGAAAAAACCGTTTCAGGGCTGAAAGACGTATCGCTTTCCGGAAATATAAAAAACAGTATTAAATTTTCCTCTGTTAAAGGAAAGTTTGTATTTTCAGATTCGGCAGCTGTTGAAAAAGCGGAAGTATTGTACCGCGGGAAAAAAGCAGTGGAAAATTTTAACGCTTCAGCTGAAATTACATCCTCTTATAATTTAAAATCCGATATGGATTTTAAACTTGCCGGCAGCAATGTAAATATAAAAATAAAAGGCAGCAATGTGACAAGCCTTGATGACGGGGTTTTTAATATTGATATTTATTCCCCGAAGCTTGCCGTGGAATATCTTCTGGCATTGATTCCGCAAAAAGATAAATCAGCCCCTAAAAAGCAGGTAACAAAAACAAAAACAGCGGCTGCTAAAACAAAGAAGGCCATAAAAGCGCCGGGCACTTACCTTAATATTAAAGCCGATGCCATTTCTTTTAAGGAAATAGAGATTGGAAAGACAATAGCAAATGTAAGGCTTGTTAACAATAAATTTTATATGGAAGCTTCAGCTGCAGCATACAGTGGAAACATAAACAGCAGCGCGGTATCTGATATAAATAAAGGGACGTATTCATTTGATTTTATAACATCACAGGTACAGATGACGCGCCTTATAGACGATGTTATAGCCGTACTTCCAAGAAAAGACGCGTCTAAGAAAACTTTTATTGATGACCTTAAAGGTAAAGTTCAGGGTAAAGCCGCCATTAATTCAAAATTTTCAGGAACGACGTTTAATGACATACTGCATACGGTAAAAGGCAGCGGAAATTTCAGCGTTACAAACGGCCTTGTGGGGCCGCTTGAAATGGGCAAAGACCTTGCGAAAAAAACAGGCATTTCAGATTTGGGCAATGCCATAGAGTTTGATACTATGTCAGGTGTATTCAGCATGGCTTCCGGTAAAATCGATGTTAAAAACTTCCGGCTTGATAAAGGCGCTGACGGAAAAGCAGGCGATATAAAAGTAAAAGGGGCCGGATGGATAACCGTGGACAGGGCTCTTGATTTTAAGGCGGAAACAGACATAAGCCCCAAATTATCAAAACAGTTTGAACAGAACATAGCGGCTAATTTTGGGATCAAGGACGCCGGATACGCGTATGATAAAGAAGGCTGGATGCCTTTTGATTTCAGGGTATATAATACGATAGCGCAGAAAAAATACGATTACTCACAGGCAAGGATGATGGAGAACATAAAAAGAAATCTGTCCAAAAAACTTGAAGAAGAAGGCAAAAAGTATATGGAAAAAGAGGGCGGAAAATTAATAAAACAACTTTTTGGAAAATAG
- a CDS encoding four helix bundle protein — MEKEQFSKEMCERTLKFGADAAIACAKLPGKTEANILGEMIVRCASLTGASYRAACKSSSGKDFLSRLEETERLSNEAKHLMEVLQVAGLEKDGLLNELVKEAGAISSICGSAIKSTREKFTAYKDKNKKENLKAAV, encoded by the coding sequence ATGGAAAAAGAACAGTTCAGCAAAGAAATGTGTGAAAGGACTTTGAAATTCGGGGCAGACGCGGCAATAGCGTGTGCGAAACTGCCGGGCAAGACAGAGGCAAACATTCTGGGAGAAATGATTGTAAGATGCGCGTCTTTGACCGGCGCAAGCTACAGGGCGGCGTGTAAAAGCAGTTCGGGTAAGGATTTCCTTTCCAGGCTGGAAGAAACAGAAAGGCTTTCAAACGAGGCAAAACATCTTATGGAAGTCCTGCAGGTTGCCGGGCTTGAAAAAGACGGTTTGTTAAATGAACTGGTAAAAGAAGCTGGTGCAATATCTTCCATCTGCGGTTCCGCGATAAAGTCAACGCGGGAAAAATTCACCGCGTATAAAGACAAAAACAAAAAGGAAAACTTAAAGGCGGCTGTATAA
- the recA gene encoding recombinase RecA, with amino-acid sequence MSEESKREESKSEKKKALSLAIAQIEKEFGKGSIMKLGQTQTGKIESIPTGALSLDLALGGGGIPKGRIIEVFGPESSGKSTLALNIVAQAQKQGGVAAYVDAENAMDAEYAAKVGVDVGELLISQPDTGEQGLEIVEKLVRSGAVDIIVVDSVAALVPKAEIEGDMGDSHMGLQARLMSQAMRKLTGIINKSKCIVIFINQIREKIGVMFGNPETTPGGRALKFYSSIRIDIRRVETIKKGEEMVGNRVKAKIVKNKVAPPFREAFFDIIFGKGILREPATLEAAVDFGVVEKSGSWYIYKGEKIGQGKENSVNYLTAHPEITTTIEEETKEKFFAKAAGQAPEPVEEEEEDDLEDLEGAEEVKAEETEKPKKGAKKK; translated from the coding sequence ATGAGCGAAGAGAGCAAAAGGGAAGAAAGTAAAAGTGAAAAGAAAAAAGCGTTAAGCCTTGCAATAGCGCAGATTGAAAAGGAATTCGGCAAGGGGTCCATTATGAAACTGGGACAGACACAGACAGGAAAGATTGAATCAATACCTACCGGGGCTTTATCATTAGATTTGGCGCTTGGTGGAGGCGGAATACCCAAGGGAAGAATAATTGAAGTATTCGGGCCGGAATCTTCCGGTAAATCCACACTTGCGCTTAACATAGTGGCGCAGGCGCAGAAACAGGGCGGCGTGGCCGCTTATGTGGACGCGGAAAACGCCATGGACGCGGAATACGCGGCTAAAGTGGGCGTTGATGTGGGCGAACTTCTTATCTCCCAACCGGATACCGGGGAACAGGGGCTTGAAATTGTTGAAAAACTTGTAAGAAGCGGCGCCGTTGATATAATTGTCGTGGACTCTGTGGCAGCTCTTGTACCTAAAGCCGAAATTGAAGGAGATATGGGTGACAGCCATATGGGGCTTCAGGCGCGCCTTATGTCACAGGCAATGAGAAAACTGACGGGCATAATAAACAAATCAAAGTGTATCGTCATTTTCATTAATCAGATAAGGGAAAAAATAGGCGTTATGTTTGGCAATCCGGAAACCACGCCGGGCGGACGCGCGCTTAAGTTTTACTCGTCCATCAGAATAGACATTAGAAGGGTGGAAACAATAAAGAAGGGCGAAGAAATGGTGGGCAACAGGGTAAAAGCGAAAATTGTAAAAAACAAAGTCGCGCCTCCTTTCAGGGAAGCTTTCTTTGATATCATCTTTGGAAAGGGAATTTTAAGGGAGCCCGCCACACTGGAAGCCGCTGTAGATTTTGGAGTCGTGGAAAAAAGCGGAAGCTGGTACATATACAAAGGCGAAAAAATCGGGCAGGGCAAAGAAAATTCAGTTAATTACCTGACGGCACATCCGGAAATAACTACAACTATAGAAGAGGAAACAAAAGAAAAGTTCTTTGCCAAAGCGGCAGGCCAGGCTCCGGAACCGGTTGAAGAAGAGGAAGAGGATGATCTGGAAGACCTGGAAGGTGCTGAAGAAGTAAAAGCGGAAGAAACTGAAAAACCTAAAAAAGGGGCAAAAAAGAAATAG
- the lexA gene encoding repressor LexA has translation MKKHTLSSKETELIKAVRNTLMKGHSPSVRELMEELGYKSPRSTAELIKKLAAKGYVRRNAEGDLQIIENFSGDESRVQTVEVPLVGQVACGSPILAEENIEQMIPVSTRIASPPYRYYMLRAKGDSMNLAGINDGDAVLVRQQGTARNKEIVVALIDDEATIKEFNKSGDMVLLKPKSSNLKHKPIILTNDFMIQGIVVTTIPGL, from the coding sequence ATGAAGAAACATACACTTAGTTCAAAGGAAACAGAGTTGATTAAGGCTGTAAGAAACACCCTGATGAAGGGGCACAGCCCAAGCGTGAGAGAGCTTATGGAGGAGCTTGGTTATAAGTCGCCGCGGTCAACCGCGGAGCTTATTAAAAAACTCGCGGCAAAGGGCTATGTAAGAAGAAACGCGGAAGGCGACCTGCAGATCATTGAAAACTTTTCCGGTGATGAAAGCAGGGTCCAGACCGTTGAAGTACCGCTTGTAGGGCAGGTGGCGTGCGGTTCGCCCATTCTGGCGGAAGAGAACATAGAGCAGATGATACCGGTGTCCACGCGCATCGCTTCTCCTCCTTACAGGTACTACATGCTGCGCGCAAAGGGCGATTCCATGAACCTTGCCGGTATCAATGACGGGGACGCTGTGCTTGTAAGGCAGCAGGGCACTGCCCGCAATAAAGAAATTGTGGTGGCTTTAATTGACGACGAAGCCACAATAAAGGAATTCAACAAAAGCGGGGATATGGTCCTTTTAAAACCAAAATCAAGCAACCTTAAACACAAACCGATAATACTGACAAATGATTTTATGATACAGGGAATTGTTGTCACAACCATACCGGGACTATAA
- a CDS encoding DUF1801 domain-containing protein, which yields MYKKSPEVTAFIEKYPKDVKSILDKIRALIHKAAPEAQEAMGYGVPAFKLNGNLVFFAAFKKHIGFYPNGDSAMKKFKKELAEYEQSRGTIRFPLDKPIPYGLITEIVKFRAQEQLQKR from the coding sequence GTGTATAAAAAAAGTCCGGAAGTGACCGCGTTCATAGAAAAATATCCCAAAGATGTAAAATCAATACTTGATAAGATACGCGCGTTGATACACAAAGCCGCGCCAGAAGCACAAGAAGCCATGGGTTACGGTGTCCCTGCCTTTAAATTAAACGGCAACCTGGTCTTTTTTGCCGCTTTTAAAAAGCATATAGGTTTTTATCCAAACGGGGATTCTGCGATGAAAAAATTTAAAAAAGAACTTGCGGAATATGAACAGTCCCGCGGAACAATAAGATTTCCGCTTGATAAACCGATACCGTACGGCCTGATAACAGAAATAGTGAAGTTTAGGGCGCAGGAACAGCTGCAAAAACGTTAA
- a CDS encoding ATP-binding protein: protein MAFIRRHVQKAVKGMSSQFAAVFVTGPRQAGKTTMLEKTAAGAVYVTLDDPVAMQNANLEPGNFLKLYQPPVIIDEIQYAPGLFPYIKMFADKAKKKKLFYLTGSQQFRMMKNVSESLAGRVGIIQMLGLSMREIKKINFDTPFIPDKKYFLAAEKFKQEISYRNLFLHIQKGFMPALHAGKVSPQAFYSSYVKTYIERDVRDLTQVGDELKFLKFLSVAAARTGQMLNYTSIASDVGISLPTAERWVSVLCASGIAYLLQPFFNNRIKRAVKSPKLYFLDTGLAAYLSRWNSAQALESGAMSGAFFETFVIAEIIKSYYNAGISEPPLYYYRDKDKKEIDLIIEGDGVLHPLEIKKTSNPASEDIKNFSVLDNIAGIKRGSGGIICNYEKLSGISALDYSIPVSYL, encoded by the coding sequence ATGGCGTTTATAAGAAGGCACGTTCAAAAAGCTGTAAAAGGGATGTCTTCTCAGTTTGCGGCAGTTTTTGTCACCGGGCCGCGGCAGGCCGGAAAAACCACTATGCTGGAAAAAACCGCGGCAGGTGCGGTTTATGTTACGCTTGATGATCCTGTGGCAATGCAAAACGCCAATCTGGAGCCCGGAAATTTTCTAAAACTTTATCAGCCTCCTGTAATTATCGATGAGATACAGTATGCACCGGGGCTTTTCCCTTATATAAAAATGTTTGCCGATAAAGCAAAAAAGAAAAAACTGTTTTATCTTACCGGTTCTCAGCAGTTTAGGATGATGAAAAATGTCAGTGAATCTTTGGCGGGCAGGGTTGGTATTATACAGATGCTGGGACTGTCCATGCGCGAAATAAAAAAAATAAATTTTGACACTCCTTTTATTCCTGATAAAAAGTATTTTTTAGCGGCAGAAAAATTTAAACAGGAAATTTCTTATAGAAATCTTTTTTTACATATTCAAAAAGGTTTTATGCCGGCACTGCATGCCGGCAAAGTTTCGCCGCAGGCGTTTTATTCTTCATACGTCAAAACATATATTGAACGGGATGTGCGTGATTTAACACAGGTGGGGGATGAATTAAAGTTTCTTAAATTTTTGTCAGTTGCCGCGGCAAGGACGGGACAGATGCTTAATTATACTTCAATTGCATCTGACGTGGGAATAAGCCTTCCAACAGCGGAACGCTGGGTATCTGTGCTATGCGCGTCCGGGATTGCATATCTTTTACAGCCATTTTTTAATAACAGGATTAAAAGGGCTGTTAAATCGCCTAAATTGTATTTTCTTGATACGGGACTGGCTGCTTACCTTAGCCGCTGGAACAGCGCGCAGGCGCTTGAATCCGGCGCTATGTCCGGGGCTTTTTTTGAAACGTTTGTTATAGCGGAGATAATAAAAAGTTATTATAATGCCGGTATAAGCGAGCCGCCGCTTTATTACTACAGGGATAAAGATAAAAAGGAAATAGATTTAATTATTGAAGGTGACGGTGTACTGCATCCGCTTGAGATAAAAAAGACTTCCAATCCCGCTAGTGAAGATATAAAAAATTTTAGTGTACTGGATAACATAGCGGGAATAAAACGCGGAAGCGGCGGTATTATCTGCAATTATGAAAAACTTTCAGGCATAAGCGCTTTGGATTATAGTATTCCCGTATCATATTTATAA
- a CDS encoding nitroreductase family protein, with the protein MQNSNQYLDRNETIRSIRDRRSIRTFLDKNISDDDLLTILHAGHQAPSAHNQQSWKFIVLKDKAKNDLAAMVAERSSNFPKPSAVLLRMASRSIINAPVVVGVMNTGELIRRGTELFKIDKETAHDFFRIMEVQSSAASVQNMLIAATSLGLGTVWLGVLALMQKDVLGFLGEPEGEFVAIIPIGYPAKPGVQPSKHELDMVVKYL; encoded by the coding sequence ATGCAAAATTCAAATCAATACCTTGACAGAAATGAAACTATCCGCAGTATAAGGGACAGAAGAAGCATACGCACGTTTTTGGATAAAAATATCAGTGATGATGACCTGCTGACAATACTTCACGCGGGGCATCAGGCGCCGTCCGCGCACAACCAGCAGTCGTGGAAATTTATTGTTTTAAAAGATAAGGCAAAAAACGACCTTGCGGCAATGGTGGCGGAGCGCTCGTCAAATTTTCCCAAGCCTTCTGCCGTGCTTCTAAGGATGGCGTCGCGCAGCATTATAAACGCGCCGGTAGTGGTGGGTGTAATGAACACAGGCGAACTGATTAGAAGAGGGACTGAGCTTTTTAAAATTGATAAAGAGACAGCGCACGACTTTTTCAGGATAATGGAAGTTCAAAGCTCCGCGGCCAGCGTGCAGAACATGCTGATAGCCGCAACATCGCTGGGGCTGGGCACTGTGTGGCTTGGCGTGCTTGCGTTAATGCAGAAGGATGTGCTTGGTTTTCTTGGGGAGCCCGAAGGCGAGTTTGTGGCGATTATTCCAATTGGATATCCGGCCAAACCGGGCGTTCAGCCTTCCAAACACGAACTTGATATGGTGGTAAAGTATCTGTAA
- a CDS encoding putative toxin-antitoxin system toxin component, PIN family — MKKSIRVVIDTNVLISSFWGKKPGEIIALWSAGKLTAVISPEILNEYMEVMQRFNLSEDNMEAVMEVLSDTAHNIYVSPHEKVNVVKKDSSDNKFIECALAGKAGFIISGDKHLKNIGEYKGIKILTPAEFLDNIS, encoded by the coding sequence ATGAAAAAGAGCATAAGGGTTGTAATAGATACAAATGTGCTTATTTCATCTTTTTGGGGCAAAAAGCCCGGTGAAATTATCGCTTTGTGGTCTGCCGGTAAGCTTACCGCTGTAATAAGCCCGGAAATATTAAATGAATATATGGAAGTAATGCAGAGGTTTAACCTTTCAGAAGACAATATGGAAGCGGTAATGGAAGTACTTTCAGACACCGCGCATAATATATATGTTTCTCCGCATGAAAAAGTTAATGTGGTAAAAAAAGACAGTTCTGATAATAAATTCATAGAGTGCGCGCTTGCCGGTAAGGCCGGATTTATTATAAGCGGCGATAAGCATTTAAAAAATATCGGGGAGTATAAAGGGATTAAGATATTAACTCCGGCAGAGTTTTTGGATAATATATCCTGA